The following coding sequences are from one Primulina eburnea isolate SZY01 chromosome 15, ASM2296580v1, whole genome shotgun sequence window:
- the LOC140813664 gene encoding 1-aminocyclopropane-1-carboxylate oxidase: MATFPVINMEKLNGEERSATMEIIKDACENWGFFELVNHGISPEFMDTVERLTKEHYKKTMEQRFKEMVSSKGLESVQSEITDLDWESTFHLRHLPVSNISEIPDLEQEYRKVLKEFGAQLEKLAEHLLDLLCENLGLEKGYLKKAFYGAKGPTFGTKVSNYPPCPKPDLIKGLRAHTDAGGIILLFQDDKVSGLQLLKDGEWVDVPPMRHSIVINLGDQLEVITNGKYKSVMHRVIAQTDGTRMSIASFYNPGSDAVIYPAPALVEKEKREDLYPKFVFEDYMKLYVGVKFQAKEPRFEAFKAIESPSNLGPIATA, translated from the exons ATGGCAACTTTTCCAGTGATCAACATGGAGAAGCTCAATGGAGAAGAGAGGTCTGCGACAATGGAGATAATTAAGGATGCCTGTGAAAACTGGGGTTTCTTTGAG CTGGTGAATCATGGGATTTCTCCCGAATTCATGGACACCGTGGAGAGGCTAACGAAGGAGCATTACAAGAAAACTATGGAACAAAGGTTCAAAGAAATGGTGTCAAGTAAAGGGCTTGAATCTGTTCAGTCAGAGATAACTGATTTAGACTGGGAAAGCACCTTCCACTTACGCCATCTCCCTGTCTCAAACATCTCAGAAATCCCTGATCTTGAACAAGAATACAG GAAAGTTCTGAAGGAATTTGGTGCGCAGTTAGAGAAACTTGCTGAGCATCTTCTTGATTTGCTGTGCGAGAACCTCGGACTTGAGAAGGGCTATCTGAAAAAGGCATTCTATGGCGCAAAAGGCCCAACTTTCGGCACAAAAGTGAGCAACTACCCCCCATGCCCCAAGCCCGACCTGATCAAGGGTCTACGTGCCCACACCGATGCAGGTGGCATCATCCTTCTCTTCCAAGATGATAAGGTCAGCGGTCTGCAGCTACTCAAAGACGGCGAATGGGTCGACGTTCCGCCTATGCGTCACTCAATTGTCATCAACTTAGGTGACCAACTTGAG GTTATAACAAATGGAAAGTACAAGAGTGTCATGCACCGTGTGATTGCTCAGACAGATGGAACAAGAATGTCCATTGCATCATTTTACAATCCTGGAAGTGACGCTGTCATCTATCCAGCTCCAGCACTGGTTgagaaagaaaaaagagaggaTTTATACCCGAAATTTGTATTCGAGGACTATATGAAACTCTATGTTGGCGTGAAGTTCCAGGCCAAGGAGCCAAGATTTGAAGCCTTCAAGGCCATCGAAAGCCCTTCCAACTTGGGACCCATTGCAACTGCTTAA
- the LOC140813663 gene encoding pyrophosphate--fructose 6-phosphate 1-phosphotransferase subunit beta-like isoform X1 has protein sequence MAAAALVSNGDVKAPFTGRYAAVYSEVQNTRLDHPLSLPSILKAPFKVVDGPPSSAAGNPDEIAKLFPYLYGQPSATLVPGDLSLVQDLKIGVVLSGGQAPGGHNVISGIYDYLQDYCKGSTLYGFRGGPAGIMKCKYVVLTSQFIYPYRNQARFDMICSGRDKIETPEQFKQAEETAIKLDLDGLVVIGGDDSNTNACLLAENFRSKNLKTRVIGCPKTIDGDLKCKEVPTSFGFDTACKIYAEMIGNVMVDARSTGKYYHFVRLMGRAASHITLECALQTHPNITLIGEEVAANKQTLKHVTDYIANVVCKRAELSYNYGVILIPEGLIDFIPEVQHLIAELNEILAHDIIDEAGVWKEKLTPESLQLFNLLPPAIQDQLMLERDPHGNVQVAKIETEKMLIQMVETELESRKRTAGYKGLFKGQSHFFGYEGRCGLPSNFDSMYCYALGYAAGALLQSGKTGLISSVGNLAAPVGEWTVGGTPLTSLMDVERRHGKFKPVIKKAMVELEGAPFKKFASFREEWALQNRYLSPGPIQFFGPAVDKVNHTLLLELGAQV, from the exons ATGGCAGCTGCTGCATTGGTTTCTAACGGCGATGTCAAAGCTCCTTTCACCGGCCGGTACGCGGCTGTGTACAGTGAAGTGCAGAATACGCGCCTCGATCATCCTCTTTCCCTCCCCTCTATCCTCAAAGCCCCCTTCAAAGTTGTTGACGGTCCACCTAGCTCCGCCGCAGGAAATCCAG ATGAGATAGCAAAATTGTTCCCTTACCTCTATGGACAACCATCAGCAACCTTGGTGCCTGGAGATTTGAGTTTGGTTCAGGATTTGAAGATCGGAGTGGTTTTATCGGGTGGCCAAGCCCCAGGAGGACATAATGTTATTTCAGGGATATATG ATTATTTGCAGGATTATTGCAAAGGAAGCACATTGTATGGATTCAGAGGTGGACCTGCAGGAATAATGAAGTGTAAATATGTGGTCTTGACATCACAGTTTATTTATCCATATAGAAATCAGGCAA gatttgatatgatttgcaGTGGAAGAGATAAAATTGAGACTCCCGAACAG TTTAAACAGGCCGAGGAAACAGCCATCAAGCTGGATTTAGATGGACTTGTTGTAATTGGTGGAGATGACTCAAACACAAATGCCTGCCTTCTGGCTGAAAATTTTAG gagcaaaaatttgaaaactagGGTAATTGGATGTCCAAAGACCATTGATGGTGATCTGAAATGCAAGGAGGTTCCAACAAGTTTTGGGTTTGATACTGCATGCAAG ATATATGCGGAAATGATTGGGAATGTTATGGTAGATGCTCGTTCAACGGGGAAGTACTACCATT TTGTTCGGCTGATGGGGCGTGCCGCTTCTCACATTACGTTGGAGTGTGCTTTGCAAACACACCCAAATATCACTCTTATTGGAGAAGAG GTTGCTGCTAACAAACAGACCCTTAAACATGTTACAGACTACATTGCTAATGTGGTATGCAAACGAGCCGAACTCAGTTATAATTACGGTGTTATACTTATACCAGAAGGGCTTATAGATTTCATACCAGAG GTTCAGCATCTCATAGCAGAATTGAATGAAATTTTGGCCCATGACATCATAGATGAAGCTGGTGTTTGGAAAGAGAAACTCACTCCTGAGTCTCTTCAGCTCTTTAATCTCCTACCCCCAGCAATCCAGGATCAATTGATGCTTGAGAGAGATCCACATGGAAATGTCCAG GTTGCCAAAATAGAAACTGAGAAAATGCTTATTCAAATGGTTGAAACTGAGTTGGAATCAAGGAAGAGAACAGCTGGATACAAGGGTCTTTTCAAAGGACAGTCTCACTTCTTCGG ATACGAAGGAAGATGTGGTTTGCCTTCTAATTTTGATTCCATGTACTGCTATGCTTTGGGTTATGCGGCTGGAGCACTGCTTCAAAGTGGGAAAACGGGATTAATATCTTCA gtAGGAAACTTGGCTGCTCCAGTGGGTGAATGGACTGTTGGTGGAACACCGCTGACTTCCCTAATGGATGTTGAAAGGAGACACG GTAAGTTTAAACCTGTGATAAAGAAAGCAATGGTTGAGCTAGAAG GTGCCCCATTCAAGAAGTTTGCATCCTTCCGAGAAGAGTGGGCTCTACAGAACCGATATTTGAGTCCTG GTCCCATTCAATTTTTTGGCCCAGCAGTTGATAAAGTCAATCACACCTTGCTACTGGAACTTGGAGCTCAAGTATAA
- the LOC140813663 gene encoding pyrophosphate--fructose 6-phosphate 1-phosphotransferase subunit beta-like isoform X2 produces MLFQGYMDYCKGSTLYGFRGGPAGIMKCKYVVLTSQFIYPYRNQARFDMICSGRDKIETPEQFKQAEETAIKLDLDGLVVIGGDDSNTNACLLAENFRSKNLKTRVIGCPKTIDGDLKCKEVPTSFGFDTACKIYAEMIGNVMVDARSTGKYYHFVRLMGRAASHITLECALQTHPNITLIGEEVAANKQTLKHVTDYIANVVCKRAELSYNYGVILIPEGLIDFIPEVQHLIAELNEILAHDIIDEAGVWKEKLTPESLQLFNLLPPAIQDQLMLERDPHGNVQVAKIETEKMLIQMVETELESRKRTAGYKGLFKGQSHFFGYEGRCGLPSNFDSMYCYALGYAAGALLQSGKTGLISSVGNLAAPVGEWTVGGTPLTSLMDVERRHGKFKPVIKKAMVELEGAPFKKFASFREEWALQNRYLSPGPIQFFGPAVDKVNHTLLLELGAQV; encoded by the exons ATGTTATTTCAGGGATATATG GATTATTGCAAAGGAAGCACATTGTATGGATTCAGAGGTGGACCTGCAGGAATAATGAAGTGTAAATATGTGGTCTTGACATCACAGTTTATTTATCCATATAGAAATCAGGCAA gatttgatatgatttgcaGTGGAAGAGATAAAATTGAGACTCCCGAACAG TTTAAACAGGCCGAGGAAACAGCCATCAAGCTGGATTTAGATGGACTTGTTGTAATTGGTGGAGATGACTCAAACACAAATGCCTGCCTTCTGGCTGAAAATTTTAG gagcaaaaatttgaaaactagGGTAATTGGATGTCCAAAGACCATTGATGGTGATCTGAAATGCAAGGAGGTTCCAACAAGTTTTGGGTTTGATACTGCATGCAAG ATATATGCGGAAATGATTGGGAATGTTATGGTAGATGCTCGTTCAACGGGGAAGTACTACCATT TTGTTCGGCTGATGGGGCGTGCCGCTTCTCACATTACGTTGGAGTGTGCTTTGCAAACACACCCAAATATCACTCTTATTGGAGAAGAG GTTGCTGCTAACAAACAGACCCTTAAACATGTTACAGACTACATTGCTAATGTGGTATGCAAACGAGCCGAACTCAGTTATAATTACGGTGTTATACTTATACCAGAAGGGCTTATAGATTTCATACCAGAG GTTCAGCATCTCATAGCAGAATTGAATGAAATTTTGGCCCATGACATCATAGATGAAGCTGGTGTTTGGAAAGAGAAACTCACTCCTGAGTCTCTTCAGCTCTTTAATCTCCTACCCCCAGCAATCCAGGATCAATTGATGCTTGAGAGAGATCCACATGGAAATGTCCAG GTTGCCAAAATAGAAACTGAGAAAATGCTTATTCAAATGGTTGAAACTGAGTTGGAATCAAGGAAGAGAACAGCTGGATACAAGGGTCTTTTCAAAGGACAGTCTCACTTCTTCGG ATACGAAGGAAGATGTGGTTTGCCTTCTAATTTTGATTCCATGTACTGCTATGCTTTGGGTTATGCGGCTGGAGCACTGCTTCAAAGTGGGAAAACGGGATTAATATCTTCA gtAGGAAACTTGGCTGCTCCAGTGGGTGAATGGACTGTTGGTGGAACACCGCTGACTTCCCTAATGGATGTTGAAAGGAGACACG GTAAGTTTAAACCTGTGATAAAGAAAGCAATGGTTGAGCTAGAAG GTGCCCCATTCAAGAAGTTTGCATCCTTCCGAGAAGAGTGGGCTCTACAGAACCGATATTTGAGTCCTG GTCCCATTCAATTTTTTGGCCCAGCAGTTGATAAAGTCAATCACACCTTGCTACTGGAACTTGGAGCTCAAGTATAA